A portion of the Streptomyces coeruleoprunus genome contains these proteins:
- a CDS encoding ABC-F family ATP-binding cassette domain-containing protein: protein MPTAPVAPADDPRPGDSRAGRSQLAVRDLSKDFGARRVLDRVSFTVRPGERVAVVGENGSGKSTLIRLLAGLDTPDEGEITLRAPGGIAHLAQTSALPHTATVRDAIDAALADLRALERELRRAEETLTDASADELARYGELLDTFAERGGYEADARVAAALDGLGIGGIVPERALGTLSGGERSRLALAGALCSGAELLLLDEPTNHLDIDAVAWLRRRLATHRGTVVVVTHDRAFLREYATTILEVDTDTRTVRRYGDGWDGYRAARESERLRLAQEHREWREETARAEALVDAAGTRLASTGKDPRQGFGKHRRSSEAKLSGRVRAARARLEHLRAHPVPPPPQPLRFTATLRTGPAEPLADGASEAGIRPAPVVPVTVPPVAVAPVVEVDGARVGDRLRVPALRVPAGGRLLVSGPNGAGKTTLLRLLAGVRRADAGHVRVRARVGYLPQEPAPLPTGPGATLLTAYAAGRPGPAEEHADELLAMGLFRAEDLLIPAAGLSAGQRRRVELARLVSRPTDLLVLDEPTNHIAPALTDEFQEALTRYPGAIVLVTHDRVLREAFPGERLHLVAGRPVAPPRVPGRPKL from the coding sequence ATGCCGACTGCCCCCGTCGCCCCGGCGGACGACCCGCGACCGGGCGACTCCCGCGCCGGCCGGTCCCAGCTCGCTGTCCGTGACCTCTCCAAGGACTTCGGGGCACGCCGCGTCCTCGACCGGGTTTCGTTCACCGTCCGCCCCGGCGAACGGGTCGCCGTCGTCGGCGAGAACGGGTCCGGCAAATCCACCCTGATCCGCCTCCTCGCCGGCCTCGACACCCCCGACGAGGGGGAGATCACGCTCCGCGCCCCCGGCGGGATCGCGCACCTCGCCCAGACCTCCGCCCTGCCGCACACGGCCACCGTCCGCGACGCCATCGACGCCGCCCTCGCCGACCTGCGTGCCCTGGAGCGCGAGCTGCGCCGCGCCGAGGAGACCCTGACCGACGCCTCGGCCGACGAACTCGCCCGTTACGGCGAGCTGTTGGACACCTTCGCCGAACGGGGTGGCTACGAGGCGGACGCGCGGGTCGCCGCCGCCCTCGACGGCCTGGGGATCGGCGGGATCGTCCCGGAACGGGCCCTCGGCACCCTGTCCGGCGGCGAACGCTCGCGGCTGGCCCTGGCCGGAGCATTGTGCTCGGGCGCCGAACTCCTCCTCCTGGACGAGCCGACCAACCACCTCGACATCGACGCCGTCGCGTGGCTGCGCCGACGGCTCGCCACCCACCGGGGCACGGTCGTGGTCGTCACCCACGACCGCGCCTTCCTACGGGAGTACGCCACGACGATTCTGGAGGTCGACACCGACACCCGGACCGTGCGCCGCTATGGCGACGGCTGGGACGGCTACCGGGCCGCCCGCGAGAGCGAACGGCTCCGGCTGGCCCAGGAGCACCGCGAGTGGCGGGAGGAGACGGCCCGCGCCGAGGCCCTCGTCGACGCGGCCGGCACCCGGCTCGCGAGCACCGGGAAGGATCCCCGGCAGGGCTTCGGCAAGCACCGGCGGTCCTCCGAGGCCAAGCTGTCCGGCCGGGTCCGGGCCGCTCGGGCCCGACTGGAACACCTGCGGGCCCATCCGGTGCCGCCGCCCCCGCAACCGCTCCGGTTCACCGCCACGTTGCGGACGGGACCGGCGGAGCCGCTCGCGGACGGGGCGTCGGAAGCGGGAATCCGGCCCGCGCCGGTTGTACCGGTGACCGTTCCGCCCGTGGCGGTTGCACCCGTGGTCGAGGTCGACGGGGCAAGAGTCGGGGACCGGCTGCGGGTGCCGGCGCTGCGGGTACCGGCCGGTGGCCGCCTGCTGGTCTCCGGGCCCAACGGGGCCGGCAAGACGACACTGTTGCGGCTGCTCGCCGGCGTGCGCCGGGCCGACGCCGGCCATGTCCGGGTCCGGGCCCGGGTCGGTTACCTCCCGCAGGAACCGGCACCGCTGCCCACCGGCCCCGGGGCCACCCTGCTGACCGCATACGCGGCCGGCCGGCCCGGACCGGCGGAGGAGCACGCGGACGAGCTCCTCGCGATGGGGCTGTTCCGCGCGGAGGACCTGCTGATCCCGGCCGCCGGTCTGTCGGCCGGTCAACGCCGCCGGGTCGAACTGGCCCGGCTGGTGTCCCGTCCCACCGACCTGCTCGTCCTGGACGAGCCGACGAACCACATCGCCCCGGCACTCACCGACGAGTTCCAGGAGGCGCTGACCCGCTACCCCGGCGCGATCGTCCTCGTGACCCACGACCGGGTACTGCGGGAGGCCTTTCCGGGCGAGCGCCTCCACCTCGTCGCCGGCCGCCCCGTGGCTCCGCCACGCGTGCCCGGGCGGCCGAAGCTCTGA
- a CDS encoding serine hydrolase domain-containing protein yields MQQRSARTALLALALAVTVGAATLAPSAHAARPGHGHGHEATRTALRDLVVKGGLPGVAAQTQDGRGRWFGSAGHADTATGRQRSAGDHFRGASITKTFIATVLLQLDAEGKLSLDDTVETWLPGLVQGNGYDGNKITLRQLLNHTSGIANYTDDPAFAHNAAGPGFPEHRYDTHTPEELVAIALRYPPRPDPQRTPSYSNTNFVIAGMVIEKATGRSYGQEVTRRIIRPLKLRGTSFPGTAPQMPKPHPVGYSRLHQDAPDAEIHDATEQNMTWLGAAGDVISTSGDLNRFHRALMRGELLPPAQLKEMLDEVPAEDGFGYGLGVEFAELSCGVKVVGKSGRTNGSLSAMVGTRDGEHQLTFNINGDWLRDPSLYVNVIEAEFCGRVPARTDTALPARQLAETLTRR; encoded by the coding sequence ATGCAGCAGCGGTCCGCACGCACCGCCTTACTCGCACTGGCACTGGCCGTGACCGTGGGAGCGGCCACGCTCGCCCCGTCCGCACACGCGGCGCGGCCGGGGCACGGACACGGGCACGAAGCGACCCGCACGGCGCTGCGTGACCTGGTCGTCAAGGGGGGACTGCCCGGAGTGGCCGCCCAGACCCAGGACGGCAGAGGGCGGTGGTTCGGCTCGGCCGGTCACGCGGACACGGCCACGGGCCGCCAGCGTTCGGCCGGCGACCACTTCCGTGGGGCCAGCATCACCAAGACGTTCATCGCGACCGTTCTGCTCCAGCTGGACGCGGAAGGGAAGCTGAGCCTGGACGACACCGTCGAGACCTGGCTGCCCGGCCTGGTCCAGGGCAACGGCTACGACGGCAACAAGATCACTCTGCGCCAACTCCTCAACCACACCAGCGGCATCGCCAACTACACCGACGACCCCGCCTTCGCGCACAACGCGGCCGGCCCCGGCTTTCCGGAGCACCGGTACGACACCCACACGCCCGAGGAGCTGGTGGCGATCGCCCTCAGGTATCCGCCCCGTCCCGATCCGCAGAGGACGCCGTCGTACTCGAACACCAACTTCGTCATCGCCGGGATGGTCATCGAGAAGGCGACGGGCCGTTCGTACGGTCAGGAGGTCACCCGCCGTATCATCCGGCCGCTGAAGCTCCGGGGGACGTCGTTCCCCGGCACGGCACCGCAGATGCCGAAGCCGCACCCCGTCGGGTACTCCCGGCTCCACCAGGACGCCCCGGACGCCGAGATCCACGATGCCACCGAGCAGAACATGACCTGGCTGGGTGCCGCCGGCGACGTCATCTCCACCAGCGGGGACCTCAACCGCTTCCACCGCGCGCTGATGCGCGGCGAGTTGCTGCCCCCCGCTCAGCTGAAGGAGATGCTCGACGAGGTGCCGGCGGAGGACGGATTCGGGTACGGGCTCGGAGTCGAGTTCGCGGAGCTGTCCTGCGGCGTGAAGGTGGTGGGCAAGAGCGGCCGTACGAACGGCTCCCTGTCCGCGATGGTCGGCACGCGGGACGGGGAACACCAGCTCACGTTCAACATCAACGGTGACTGGCTGCGGGACCCCTCGCTCTATGTCAACGTGATCGAGGCGGAGTTCTGCGGCAGGGTCCCCGCCCGGACCGACACGGCCCTTCCGGCACGGCAGCTCGCGGAAACCCTCACGCGCCGGTAG
- a CDS encoding class I SAM-dependent methyltransferase, with protein sequence MTPDLPVHERARAFDRAARAYAAHRPRYPSAVFDTVEEFSGQPLAGARVADVGTGTGIAARELQERGARVVGVEPGAGMAAQFRRELPGVPLVRGDGNRLPLADGSLDLVTYAQSWHWTDPAHAVPSALRALRPGGALALWWTDPDPSVPWVAEQHARIEERLGPGCYISNVDTPAGLAWKTRTLRWSRRVTIDVHLAKLATHSAFIVLGEPGTSTFFEAERKHLDRHFPDGELDEPYVITVAVAVRPTRYDSHPAR encoded by the coding sequence ATGACGCCGGACCTCCCCGTCCACGAACGGGCCCGGGCCTTCGACCGGGCCGCGCGCGCGTACGCCGCACACCGGCCGCGGTACCCCTCGGCCGTCTTCGACACCGTGGAGGAGTTCAGCGGACAGCCACTGGCCGGTGCCAGGGTGGCCGACGTGGGCACCGGGACCGGGATCGCCGCCCGGGAACTGCAGGAGCGCGGGGCCCGGGTGGTGGGGGTGGAGCCCGGCGCCGGGATGGCGGCGCAGTTCCGGCGCGAGCTGCCCGGAGTGCCCCTCGTGCGCGGGGACGGCAACCGGCTGCCCCTGGCCGACGGCTCCCTCGACCTCGTCACCTACGCCCAGTCCTGGCACTGGACCGACCCCGCCCACGCCGTCCCGTCCGCCCTGCGCGCCCTGCGCCCCGGGGGCGCGCTCGCGTTGTGGTGGACCGACCCCGACCCGTCCGTGCCGTGGGTCGCCGAGCAGCACGCCAGGATCGAGGAGCGGTTGGGCCCCGGCTGCTACATCTCCAACGTGGACACGCCGGCCGGGCTCGCCTGGAAGACACGTACGCTGCGCTGGTCGCGCCGGGTCACCATCGACGTCCACCTCGCGAAGCTGGCCACGCACTCGGCCTTCATCGTGCTCGGCGAGCCCGGCACCTCCACCTTCTTCGAGGCGGAGCGGAAGCACCTCGACCGGCACTTCCCCGATGGCGAGCTCGACGAGCCGTACGTGATCACCGTGGCGGTGGCCGTCCGACCCACCCGGTACGACTCCCACCCGGCGCGGTAG